One bacterium genomic region harbors:
- a CDS encoding protein kinase — translation MAEPQKDSLIGSRIREYEILELLGKGGMGAVYRARHAFLDEERAIKVIHARLAGGSSFIDRFIREAKILTKLRHANLVQLYEFGTLETDSFFMVMELIRGESVWHRIRRVGRIPISDAIRIMRQAASGLQCAHQNGIIHRDISPDNLILLNDREPEVTKVIDFGIAKPLLETSLQLTAVNLFIGKPEYCSPEQCTLSGERQTLDGRSDIYSLAVTFYQMLTGNLPFYSKSPQGYFMKHAHEMPSPPSFYFPAGTFPESLDRLILKALAKRREERHQTIDEFLAELELSTTQPVPLVPLLSEPETGEVFAGRYLIEGKLGHGEMGMVFKALDKILEIPVALKTVSLDIAEDEKTLARFKREVILARKVTHPNVCRVYDIGEQNGVHYVSMEFVEGRTLADYMRTQGRLPAETSIPILEQVLHAIRETHRAGIIHRDLKPQNIMIDVRSRLKIMDFGISLSADYSRITQTGSLLGSPHYMAPEVFEEKAVDARADLYSIGVLMYSLLTGRLPFDGPTPVAVIYAHLKADPPRPSEIVPAFSADLERIIMKALQKEPENRYQSAEEILNDLASFGQPVSDPQLQASEQLTHKLIAEHKFAQAIKVLQSLLKDQPDNPRWKKLLKNALSEKTKRDIRHTRLFIRKGNFAQAQFVLERIGNIQLEGTGVLNQLKKLQDQLIAGKKQAVGSYLQEAEDRLERKDYLAAMASLESAWHLQPNDPDIISMQQRIQLAREDEFTEKYNRKMDEARSLFAQGDEEQAFGIAQEILEENSSHRAAKELRDQILESRWEKVQDQIKQGLELAVQPLSFCDFEVASKLLTKLHANLGIDTCRKEIDRIRKAVVSLESAFQAEQYDQVPRILNKLLTKDPFGWLEPHQSVFGEIETSAAEKLFERDKLLTEAFSETRNLLDSGHYVDALNRIDTLRSQISLPEADELRLEILSAYRGARLQEAQEFASGLEWERAMECWNEILQLFPDSEEIQQALSDAENHLREEFYIQEELLRQLKECYSLVLKEHWQEAQNKVEKLLKSIQPGYRLIEWERQIETLEAEILLHTREQQKHLEDVSEELRKIKGLYKQGAYAEALERISPLLEKDVVEQEALELKSSIEEAINAQHTAQRLQSALQKGKEYYDRHRWQKAIECWKKASSLSDEPYLKEWIEQAQQRLKKERQIRLSIIAMLAEAEELIFYGNFEEAHRKLDKSRKALAEFSFDDLAEQVRYVSNKLDAEIQKDEAFRTSIQGELEEAALLYHQRLYHQALEKLDQVLDQQPEMEPAMQLRAQIEAAEAENRNVLETIRAVVKLVVKREFKHLPDLLIRLKETASRTAYAEDGDSIIDELPMLVIEIESGDISRMRARMDRLFSRSLLLLEYETVLRDFAESVEIKKQKEADLGVILQKGLQYLESGDREGALGALESFHRVLPEKHQRIRSPKIDINKTGSLTEDDLKITEVELETLQHQLRHSEVENILSAAREILNQGDILGAQELFMQVLELEPENETAREGLRHIDQSSTQSRKDAK, via the coding sequence ATGGCTGAGCCGCAAAAAGACTCTTTGATCGGTTCCAGGATCCGGGAATACGAAATCCTCGAACTCTTAGGAAAAGGCGGAATGGGCGCCGTCTACAGGGCACGCCACGCATTTCTGGACGAAGAGCGAGCGATCAAGGTGATTCACGCCCGGCTAGCCGGCGGCAGCAGTTTTATCGATCGTTTCATCCGTGAAGCAAAGATTCTCACCAAACTTCGTCACGCGAATCTCGTGCAGCTTTACGAATTTGGAACTCTCGAAACCGATTCTTTTTTTATGGTGATGGAATTGATCAGGGGAGAGAGTGTATGGCACAGGATCCGCAGAGTCGGACGAATTCCGATTTCGGACGCGATCAGGATCATGCGGCAAGCGGCATCCGGACTACAGTGTGCTCACCAAAATGGAATCATCCACCGGGATATTTCTCCGGATAATCTCATTCTCTTAAATGACCGGGAACCGGAAGTCACAAAGGTAATTGACTTTGGAATAGCGAAACCTCTGTTGGAGACTTCCTTGCAATTAACGGCGGTCAATCTGTTCATCGGAAAACCGGAATACTGCAGTCCGGAACAGTGCACACTTTCCGGAGAAAGACAGACGTTGGACGGTCGATCGGACATATATTCGCTCGCCGTAACTTTTTATCAAATGTTAACCGGGAATCTGCCCTTTTACTCGAAGAGTCCTCAAGGTTATTTCATGAAACATGCGCATGAAATGCCGAGTCCGCCTTCCTTTTATTTTCCCGCGGGAACCTTTCCGGAATCGTTAGACCGTCTAATTTTAAAAGCTCTGGCAAAACGTCGCGAAGAACGTCATCAGACGATCGACGAATTTCTGGCGGAGTTGGAGTTGTCTACGACTCAACCGGTTCCGCTTGTACCCCTTCTTTCCGAACCGGAAACGGGCGAAGTCTTTGCGGGACGCTACTTAATTGAAGGCAAACTCGGTCACGGCGAAATGGGAATGGTCTTCAAAGCGCTGGATAAGATTTTGGAAATCCCAGTTGCTTTAAAAACCGTTTCACTCGACATCGCCGAAGACGAAAAAACACTGGCCAGATTCAAAAGGGAAGTTATCCTTGCGCGCAAAGTAACTCATCCCAATGTGTGCCGGGTTTACGACATCGGCGAGCAAAACGGTGTCCATTACGTGTCCATGGAGTTTGTAGAAGGAAGGACACTTGCAGATTACATGCGTACGCAAGGACGGCTTCCGGCGGAAACATCGATCCCGATTCTAGAGCAAGTATTGCATGCGATCCGGGAAACGCACCGCGCCGGCATTATTCACCGGGATTTGAAACCGCAAAACATCATGATCGATGTGCGGTCGCGCCTGAAAATAATGGATTTCGGCATCTCTTTATCGGCTGATTATTCCAGGATTACGCAGACCGGGTCGCTTCTTGGATCTCCGCATTACATGGCTCCGGAAGTGTTTGAAGAAAAAGCGGTCGATGCGCGCGCCGATTTGTATTCCATAGGCGTTCTCATGTACAGCTTGTTAACCGGACGTCTTCCTTTCGATGGTCCGACTCCTGTAGCCGTCATTTATGCTCATTTAAAAGCGGATCCTCCCAGACCTTCTGAGATCGTTCCGGCTTTTTCTGCTGATCTCGAACGGATCATCATGAAGGCTTTGCAAAAAGAGCCCGAGAACCGCTACCAGAGCGCCGAGGAAATACTGAACGATCTCGCTTCATTTGGTCAGCCTGTCTCTGATCCGCAGTTGCAGGCAAGTGAGCAATTGACTCACAAGTTGATTGCGGAGCATAAATTCGCTCAAGCGATCAAGGTCCTTCAATCCTTGTTGAAAGATCAACCGGACAACCCGCGCTGGAAAAAACTGTTAAAAAACGCGCTTTCCGAAAAGACAAAGCGGGACATTCGCCACACCAGACTCTTTATCCGCAAAGGGAATTTTGCGCAGGCGCAGTTCGTCCTGGAACGAATCGGTAATATTCAACTGGAAGGTACCGGCGTTCTCAATCAGCTCAAAAAACTGCAGGACCAGTTGATCGCGGGGAAAAAACAAGCGGTCGGATCTTACTTGCAGGAAGCCGAAGACCGGCTGGAGCGGAAGGATTACCTGGCGGCCATGGCCAGCTTGGAGTCCGCGTGGCATTTGCAACCAAATGACCCGGACATCATCAGCATGCAGCAACGGATTCAGCTTGCCCGCGAAGACGAATTTACAGAGAAGTACAACAGGAAAATGGATGAGGCCCGGTCGCTGTTTGCGCAGGGAGACGAGGAGCAGGCTTTTGGAATTGCCCAGGAAATTCTGGAAGAAAATTCTTCGCATCGAGCCGCTAAAGAGTTGCGCGATCAGATTCTGGAAAGCAGGTGGGAGAAAGTTCAAGATCAGATCAAACAGGGGCTGGAGTTAGCCGTGCAGCCGCTTTCTTTTTGTGATTTTGAGGTCGCCTCGAAGCTGCTGACAAAACTGCATGCAAATTTGGGAATCGATACTTGCCGGAAGGAAATCGATCGGATCCGAAAAGCAGTCGTATCCCTGGAGTCTGCCTTTCAGGCGGAACAATATGATCAGGTCCCTCGAATCTTGAATAAGTTGTTGACAAAAGATCCATTCGGCTGGTTGGAGCCGCATCAATCGGTATTCGGTGAAATTGAAACGTCAGCGGCCGAAAAACTATTTGAGCGGGACAAATTGCTTACGGAGGCCTTTTCGGAAACCAGAAATTTGCTGGATTCGGGCCATTATGTTGATGCCCTGAACAGGATCGACACACTTCGCAGTCAAATCTCTTTGCCGGAAGCGGACGAACTTCGGTTAGAAATTTTGAGCGCATATCGCGGAGCGAGGTTGCAGGAGGCGCAAGAGTTCGCTTCCGGGCTTGAATGGGAACGTGCCATGGAATGCTGGAACGAAATCTTGCAACTATTTCCGGATTCGGAGGAAATACAGCAAGCGCTAAGCGACGCGGAGAACCATTTAAGAGAAGAGTTCTACATTCAAGAAGAGCTGCTCCGGCAATTGAAGGAGTGTTACTCGCTCGTGTTGAAAGAACATTGGCAGGAAGCGCAGAACAAGGTGGAAAAATTGTTGAAGTCGATTCAACCGGGGTATCGCCTGATCGAATGGGAGAGACAGATTGAAACTCTTGAAGCTGAAATCCTTCTTCACACGCGCGAACAACAAAAACATCTTGAAGACGTATCGGAAGAATTAAGAAAAATCAAGGGATTATATAAGCAGGGTGCATATGCCGAAGCCCTGGAAAGGATTTCTCCCCTTCTGGAAAAAGATGTTGTTGAACAGGAAGCCCTGGAACTAAAAAGTTCCATTGAAGAAGCGATCAACGCGCAGCACACTGCCCAGCGCCTCCAGTCCGCGCTTCAAAAAGGAAAAGAATACTATGACAGGCACAGATGGCAGAAAGCCATCGAATGCTGGAAAAAAGCAAGCTCGCTGTCGGATGAACCTTATCTGAAAGAATGGATTGAGCAAGCTCAGCAGCGTCTGAAAAAAGAGCGACAAATCCGCCTATCCATTATTGCTATGCTGGCCGAGGCGGAAGAGCTAATTTTCTATGGCAACTTCGAGGAAGCGCACCGAAAACTGGATAAGTCCAGGAAAGCGCTGGCAGAATTTTCTTTCGACGATCTGGCCGAACAGGTTCGTTATGTTTCTAATAAGTTAGATGCTGAAATACAAAAGGATGAAGCGTTCCGGACTAGCATCCAGGGAGAGTTGGAAGAAGCGGCATTGCTTTATCATCAACGACTTTACCATCAAGCGCTCGAAAAGCTGGATCAAGTTTTGGATCAGCAGCCGGAAATGGAACCCGCGATGCAGTTGAGAGCGCAGATAGAAGCAGCGGAAGCCGAAAACCGGAACGTGCTTGAAACGATACGCGCCGTTGTGAAACTTGTCGTAAAAAGAGAGTTTAAACATTTGCCGGATTTATTGATTCGTTTGAAGGAGACTGCAAGCCGAACCGCTTATGCGGAAGATGGAGACAGCATTATAGATGAGTTGCCGATGCTGGTGATTGAAATTGAATCAGGGGATATATCCAGAATGCGCGCCCGCATGGATCGTTTATTTTCCAGGTCTTTACTGTTATTGGAGTATGAAACCGTTTTGAGAGATTTTGCCGAGTCGGTGGAAATAAAAAAGCAAAAGGAGGCCGATCTGGGAGTGATTCTTCAGAAGGGTCTGCAGTATTTGGAATCAGGCGACCGTGAGGGAGCACTTGGCGCTTTAGAGAGCTTTCATCGAGTGCTTCCTGAAAAACACCAGCGAATCAGAAGTCCGAAAATAGATATCAACAAAACGGGGTCCCTTACAGAAGACGATTTGAAGATTACCGAAGTGGAGTTAGAAACTCTGCAACATCAGCTGCGGCACAGCGAAGTGGAAAACATCCTGAGCGCCGCCCGCGAAATCCTGAATCAGGGAGATATACTCGGCGCACAGGAGCTTTTCATGCAGGTACTCGAGTTGGAACCGGAAAATGAAACCGCTCGCGAGGGTCTTCGGCACATCGATCAATCTTCAACGCAAAGTCGCAAAGACGCAAAGTAA
- a CDS encoding ATP-dependent DNA ligase has translation MKLPVQPPIQPMLAVLSRQLPEENGWIFEPKWDGFRALVFWDGDELMIQSRDLKPLGRYFPELEEHLKRIIPKKIVLDGEVVIASSKGLDFDALQMRIHPAASRIAKLAKEIPASFVAFDLLAHLGTNYMNLPFEKRRKKLELIASRFRPPVYLTPATTDIATAKDWFVRFEGAGLDGVIAKEANEIYIPGKRVMMKIKHQRTIDCVVGGFRWYKDQKGKAIGSLLLGLYRGKTLHYVGHASNFQKEERQKLVKFLKPYRDKTGADGFGAGRAPGGISRWSQADAATNWVRLRPELVCEVAFDHLQGERFRHAASFLRWRHDKPRKECTFDQIETAVPFELQQIFKWGT, from the coding sequence ATGAAGCTTCCTGTTCAGCCTCCCATTCAGCCAATGCTCGCTGTTCTTTCACGCCAACTTCCGGAAGAAAACGGATGGATATTTGAGCCCAAGTGGGATGGGTTTCGTGCGCTGGTTTTCTGGGATGGCGATGAGCTTATGATCCAAAGCCGCGACCTGAAACCATTGGGCCGGTATTTTCCGGAGCTTGAGGAGCACCTGAAGAGAATTATTCCTAAAAAAATCGTCCTGGACGGTGAAGTTGTAATTGCGAGCTCAAAAGGTCTTGATTTTGATGCTCTGCAAATGAGAATTCATCCGGCCGCATCGCGCATCGCCAAGCTCGCAAAAGAAATTCCTGCGTCTTTTGTTGCTTTTGATCTGCTGGCGCATCTTGGTACGAATTACATGAACCTTCCTTTCGAGAAACGGCGGAAAAAACTGGAACTGATCGCTTCGAGATTCAGACCACCGGTTTATTTGACTCCCGCTACAACGGACATCGCCACGGCAAAAGATTGGTTTGTTCGTTTTGAAGGAGCCGGGCTGGATGGTGTGATCGCCAAAGAGGCGAATGAGATTTACATTCCCGGCAAGCGCGTGATGATGAAAATAAAACATCAGCGCACGATCGATTGTGTTGTCGGTGGTTTTCGCTGGTACAAAGATCAAAAAGGGAAGGCGATCGGCTCATTGTTGCTGGGATTGTATCGTGGGAAAACGTTGCATTATGTGGGGCATGCTTCGAATTTTCAAAAAGAGGAACGCCAGAAACTCGTAAAATTCTTGAAACCATACCGGGACAAAACGGGTGCTGACGGATTTGGAGCAGGCCGAGCGCCCGGCGGAATCAGCAGATGGTCGCAGGCCGACGCCGCTACGAACTGGGTGCGTTTGCGTCCGGAGCTTGTCTGTGAAGTCGCGTTTGATCATTTGCAGGGGGAACGCTTTCGCCACGCTGCCTCATTCTTGCGTTGGCGTCACGACAAACCGCGCAAAGAATGCACGTTCGATCAAATCGAGACGGCCGTTCCTTTCGAACTCCAACAAATCTTTAAATGGGGCACCTAA
- a CDS encoding M48 family metalloprotease, with protein MKPAICHGLVLFLIVAPIVLAGCAGRPKALPQRPLAPEVLDITRQPYAELFEEASRFRYTSAQLEKMKDYLDESKDYCVDVYENRSRQYENELRSASGDLYMVGGRIDEGERHQRHCQIQNLRILKARADILSDQAIPVAYDNRKAKVDLIQHWPAERQRINQELSSGSYRNRRWANVNDIGYRVVAEDQEDDVKTGLEAIIQLRRQGAMPPELESSIVQNYVSNLTENLAKHSDLQVPVKVTVLNSKEINAFALPGGFLFINRGLLEAADNEAEVAGVISHEIAHAAARHGHKLQRKANMANILIQAARIAGAVAGSPGLYYGLNYGAMGLGLALNLNILGKSREFELEADQLGVQYAWHAGYDPRGFSRFFDKMATEKGYASGASWFRTHPPFYERMVGARREITFLTERREPAVQTDEFSKMRAAFKNIPLPIERMDPRNRRQQTVMPIRTEGCPPPHETQNVSGGVQYLEDLCRLGAEKDEEL; from the coding sequence TTGAAGCCGGCAATTTGTCATGGTCTTGTTCTTTTCCTGATTGTTGCACCTATCGTTCTTGCAGGATGCGCGGGCCGGCCGAAAGCACTGCCGCAACGACCACTGGCTCCTGAAGTACTGGACATAACGCGCCAGCCTTATGCGGAACTTTTCGAGGAAGCCTCACGTTTTCGCTACACATCTGCTCAGCTTGAAAAAATGAAGGATTATCTGGATGAATCGAAGGATTACTGTGTTGATGTGTATGAGAACCGGAGCCGTCAATATGAAAATGAGCTCCGTTCAGCAAGCGGTGATTTGTACATGGTCGGCGGCAGAATCGATGAAGGTGAGCGCCATCAGCGACACTGTCAAATCCAAAACTTACGCATCCTGAAAGCCAGGGCTGACATTCTCTCCGATCAGGCAATTCCAGTTGCGTACGACAATCGCAAAGCCAAAGTGGACCTCATTCAACACTGGCCGGCTGAGCGTCAGCGGATCAACCAGGAGCTCTCCTCCGGTTCTTACCGCAACCGGCGATGGGCCAATGTAAATGACATCGGTTATCGAGTTGTTGCCGAAGACCAGGAAGACGATGTAAAAACCGGATTGGAAGCGATCATTCAGTTGAGGCGGCAAGGCGCAATGCCACCTGAATTGGAAAGCTCAATCGTTCAGAATTATGTGTCGAATCTTACAGAGAATCTGGCAAAGCATTCCGATTTGCAGGTTCCTGTAAAAGTCACCGTTCTCAATTCCAAAGAGATCAATGCCTTTGCGCTGCCGGGCGGTTTCCTGTTCATTAACCGCGGATTGCTGGAGGCTGCTGATAATGAAGCGGAAGTCGCAGGCGTCATCTCGCACGAAATCGCACATGCTGCCGCGCGCCACGGGCACAAACTGCAGCGAAAAGCGAATATGGCGAACATTTTAATTCAGGCGGCAAGAATTGCAGGAGCTGTTGCGGGCAGTCCCGGTCTCTACTACGGTCTCAATTATGGAGCGATGGGCCTGGGACTTGCATTGAACCTGAATATCCTTGGAAAAAGCCGCGAATTCGAATTAGAAGCAGATCAACTTGGTGTGCAATATGCATGGCATGCCGGTTATGATCCTCGTGGCTTTTCTCGTTTCTTCGATAAAATGGCCACTGAAAAAGGGTACGCAAGCGGAGCATCCTGGTTCAGGACTCATCCTCCATTCTATGAACGAATGGTCGGCGCGCGACGCGAAATTACTTTTCTGACCGAGCGGCGCGAACCGGCTGTCCAAACGGATGAATTTAGCAAAATGCGAGCGGCTTTTAAAAATATACCGCTTCCGATTGAAAGAATGGATCCCCGTAACCGGCGGCAACAAACGGTGATGCCAATCCGCACGGAAGGATGCCCTCCACCGCACGAAACGCAAAATGTTTCCGGCGGTGTTCAATATCTGGAAGACCTCTGTAGACTCGGAGCCGAAAAAGACGAAGAGCTTTAG